The Claveliimonas bilis genome window below encodes:
- a CDS encoding glycogen/starch/alpha-glucan phosphorylase: MYNPRFEKETFKKEVKHNVKTLYRKTIEEATPQQLFQAVSYAVKEVIIDDWIATQNQFKKDDPKIVYYMSMEFLMGRALGNNLINMTAYKEVKAALDEMGIDLNAIEDEEPDPALGNGGLGRLAACFLDSLATLGYAAYGCGIRYRYGMFKQKIENGYQVETPDNWLKEGNPFELRREEYAKEVRFGGNIRVEYDDSTNRTKFVQENYESVLAIPYDMPIVGYGNHHVNTLRIWDAKAITDFQLDSFDRGDYHKAVEQENLAKTIVEVLYPNDNHYAGKELRLKQQYFFISASIQAAITKYKKTHDDIHKLPEKVIFQMNDTHPTVAVAELMRILLDEEELGWNEAWDITTKTCAYTNHTIMAEALEKWPIDLFSRLLPRVYQIIQEIDRRFLIQVRERYPGNEEKVRKMAILYNGQVRMAHLAIVAGFSVNGVARLHTEILKNQELRDFYEMMPQKFNNKTNGITQRRFLMHGNPLLADWVTEKIGTKDWITDLSLMSGLKKYADDSKALAEFMDIKYKNKVRLAEYIRKHNGIEVDPRSIFDVQVKRLHEYKRQLLNILHVMYLYNQIKEHPEMSFFPRTFIFGAKASAGYIRAKEIIKLINSVADIVNNDRSINGKLKVVFIEDYRVSNAEIIFAAADVSEQISTASKEASGTGNMKFMLNGAPTLGTMDGANVEIVEEVGMENAFIFGLSSEEVINYENNGGYHPQDIYNSDPDIRKVVDQLINGTYSNGDHEMYRDLYNSLLCPKDGSKADMYFILKDFRAYAEAQKKVEEAYKDKERWAKMALLNTACCGKFTSDRTIQEYVDDIWHLDKVTVEI, translated from the coding sequence ATGTATAATCCGAGATTTGAAAAGGAAACTTTTAAAAAAGAGGTAAAGCATAATGTAAAGACTCTTTACCGCAAAACAATAGAGGAGGCGACTCCGCAGCAGCTTTTTCAGGCTGTGTCCTATGCGGTAAAAGAGGTTATTATTGATGACTGGATCGCAACACAGAATCAGTTTAAAAAGGATGATCCAAAAATAGTATATTATATGTCCATGGAATTTCTCATGGGAAGAGCGCTTGGAAATAACCTGATCAATATGACTGCTTACAAAGAAGTGAAAGCGGCGCTGGATGAAATGGGAATCGATCTGAATGCGATTGAGGATGAGGAGCCGGATCCGGCGCTTGGAAACGGCGGTCTTGGACGTCTGGCTGCCTGCTTCCTTGATTCTCTTGCAACACTTGGATATGCGGCATACGGATGCGGTATCCGCTACCGCTATGGTATGTTCAAACAAAAGATCGAAAACGGATATCAGGTAGAGACTCCGGATAACTGGCTGAAAGAGGGGAATCCATTTGAGCTTCGCCGGGAAGAATATGCCAAGGAAGTGCGTTTTGGCGGAAATATCCGCGTAGAATATGATGATTCTACAAACCGGACGAAATTTGTACAGGAAAATTATGAATCTGTACTTGCCATTCCTTATGATATGCCGATCGTGGGATATGGAAATCATCATGTCAATACGTTAAGAATCTGGGATGCAAAGGCTATTACTGATTTCCAGCTGGATTCCTTTGACAGAGGAGATTACCACAAAGCAGTAGAGCAGGAAAATCTTGCAAAAACCATTGTCGAGGTGCTCTATCCTAACGATAATCACTATGCGGGAAAAGAGCTTCGCTTGAAACAGCAGTATTTCTTTATTTCAGCAAGTATACAGGCTGCCATTACAAAATATAAAAAGACACATGATGATATTCATAAACTTCCGGAGAAAGTGATCTTCCAGATGAATGATACCCATCCGACGGTGGCAGTGGCTGAACTTATGAGAATCCTTCTCGATGAAGAGGAGCTCGGCTGGAATGAGGCCTGGGATATTACAACAAAGACATGTGCTTACACAAATCATACGATCATGGCAGAGGCATTGGAAAAATGGCCCATCGACCTTTTCTCCAGACTGCTTCCCCGTGTTTACCAGATCATCCAGGAGATCGACCGCCGCTTCCTTATTCAGGTAAGAGAAAGATACCCGGGCAATGAGGAGAAAGTCCGCAAGATGGCGATCCTCTACAATGGGCAGGTGAGAATGGCTCATCTTGCCATTGTTGCCGGTTTTTCTGTCAATGGTGTGGCAAGACTGCATACAGAGATCTTGAAAAATCAGGAGCTTCGAGACTTCTACGAAATGATGCCGCAGAAATTTAATAACAAGACAAACGGAATCACACAGAGAAGATTCCTGATGCATGGAAACCCTCTCCTTGCAGACTGGGTAACAGAAAAAATAGGTACAAAAGACTGGATCACAGATTTGTCACTTATGTCCGGATTGAAGAAATATGCGGATGATTCCAAAGCGCTGGCAGAATTTATGGATATTAAATATAAAAATAAAGTCCGTCTGGCAGAATATATCAGGAAGCATAACGGAATCGAAGTGGATCCACGCTCTATTTTTGATGTACAGGTAAAGAGGCTGCATGAGTACAAGAGACAACTTCTCAACATTCTTCATGTTATGTACCTGTATAATCAGATTAAGGAGCATCCGGAGATGTCCTTCTTCCCGAGAACCTTTATTTTCGGAGCAAAGGCGTCCGCAGGATATATCAGGGCAAAAGAGATCATCAAGCTGATCAACTCTGTAGCTGATATAGTCAATAATGACCGCAGCATTAACGGAAAGCTGAAGGTGGTATTTATTGAAGATTACCGTGTTTCCAATGCAGAGATCATCTTTGCGGCAGCAGACGTCAGCGAACAGATTTCCACAGCATCAAAAGAAGCTTCCGGAACAGGAAACATGAAGTTTATGCTGAACGGAGCGCCTACACTTGGAACTATGGACGGAGCCAATGTAGAGATTGTGGAAGAAGTCGGAATGGAGAATGCCTTTATTTTCGGATTAAGCTCTGAAGAAGTCATCAATTATGAAAATAACGGCGGTTACCATCCGCAGGATATTTACAACAGCGATCCGGATATCCGCAAAGTGGTAGATCAGCTGATCAATGGAACTTACTCCAACGGAGATCACGAGATGTACCGGGATCTTTATAATTCTCTTCTCTGTCCGAAAGACGGATCAAAGGCAGATATGTATTTTATCCTGAAAGATTTCCGCGCTTATGCCGAGGCACAGAAGAAAGTAGAAGAGGCGTATAAGGATAAAGAAAGATGGGCGAAAATGGCTCTTCTTAATACAGCATGCTGCGGTAAGTTTACCTCTGACCGTACGATTCAGGAATACGTGGATGATATCTGGCATCTGGATAAGGTGACAGTGGAGATTTAA
- the rbr gene encoding rubrerythrin, whose protein sequence is MSKYAGTKTEKNLMEAFSGESQARNKYTYYASAARKAGFVQMANIFEETANQEKEHAKMWFKEFHGIGDVAENLKDAAAGENYEWTDMYKRMAEEAREEGFEELAAKFEGVAKVEAAHEARYQRLLDHYTAGETFKGDAPLGWKCGNCGFIYYGEEAPEVCPVCAHPKAYFERKAENY, encoded by the coding sequence ATGTCTAAATATGCAGGAACAAAAACAGAAAAGAATTTAATGGAAGCTTTCTCAGGAGAATCACAGGCACGCAACAAATATACATATTATGCAAGTGCTGCAAGAAAAGCAGGATTTGTCCAGATGGCGAACATTTTTGAAGAAACTGCAAATCAGGAAAAAGAGCACGCAAAAATGTGGTTTAAAGAATTTCACGGAATCGGTGATGTTGCTGAAAACCTGAAAGATGCCGCTGCAGGCGAAAATTACGAATGGACAGACATGTATAAACGCATGGCTGAAGAAGCAAGAGAAGAAGGATTTGAAGAGCTTGCTGCAAAATTTGAGGGTGTTGCAAAAGTTGAAGCGGCTCATGAAGCCCGCTATCAGAGACTTCTGGATCACTATACAGCAGGAGAAACTTTCAAAGGCGACGCTCCTCTTGGATGGAAATGCGGAAACTGCGGATTCATTTATTATGGAGAAGAAGCTCCGGAAGTTTGCCCGGTATGTGCTCATCCGAAGGCTTACTTTGAAAGAAAAGCCGAAAATTACTAA
- a CDS encoding GIY-YIG nuclease family protein, translating into MGEKQVENLSKTNYTYILKCKDGSLYTGWTNNLAKRLQAHNEGKGAKYTGSRRPVTLEYYEIYETKEEAMRREYEIKHMGRKKKLELIEKKCQKEDKEKKPEEL; encoded by the coding sequence ATGGGGGAAAAGCAAGTGGAAAACTTGTCGAAAACAAATTATACATACATTTTAAAATGTAAGGACGGTTCGTTGTATACGGGATGGACCAACAACCTGGCGAAACGTCTCCAGGCCCATAATGAGGGGAAGGGTGCAAAATATACCGGAAGCAGACGGCCTGTAACTCTGGAATATTATGAGATATATGAGACAAAGGAAGAGGCCATGCGTCGGGAATATGAGATCAAACATATGGGAAGAAAAAAGAAGCTGGAGCTTATTGAAAAGAAATGTCAGAAAGAAGACAAAGAAAAAAAGCCGGAGGAATTGTAA
- a CDS encoding NADH peroxidase, whose translation MKKFVCTVCGYVYEGEAAPAECPVCHAPAEKFKEQTGEREWAAEHVVGVAQGVSEDILADLRANFEGECTEVGMYLAMARVAHREGYPEIGLYWEKAAWEEAEHASKFAELLGEVVTDSTKKNLEMRVDAENGATAGKFDLAKRAKAANLDAIHDTVHEMARDEARHGKAFEGLLKRYFG comes from the coding sequence ATGAAAAAATTTGTTTGTACAGTATGTGGTTATGTTTATGAAGGAGAAGCTGCTCCGGCTGAATGTCCAGTCTGTCACGCACCGGCTGAAAAATTCAAAGAGCAGACAGGAGAAAGAGAATGGGCTGCAGAGCATGTTGTAGGTGTTGCTCAGGGCGTTAGCGAAGACATCCTTGCAGACTTAAGAGCAAACTTCGAAGGAGAATGTACAGAAGTTGGTATGTATCTGGCAATGGCTAGAGTTGCTCACAGAGAAGGATATCCGGAAATCGGACTTTACTGGGAAAAAGCTGCCTGGGAAGAAGCAGAGCATGCTTCCAAATTTGCCGAACTGTTAGGAGAGGTTGTGACAGACAGCACAAAGAAAAACCTGGAAATGCGTGTAGATGCTGAAAACGGAGCTACCGCTGGAAAATTTGATCTTGCAAAACGTGCAAAAGCTGCTAACCTTGATGCAATCCATGACACTGTTCATGAGATGGCAAGAGATGAAGCTCGTCACGGAAAAGCATTTGAAGGACTGTTAAAGAGATACTTTGGCTAA
- a CDS encoding ECF transporter S component — protein sequence MEQKNQTVTKLAQTAILAALCYVSFTYLQIKIPMPGGDATSLHIGNAFCVLGALLLGGWYGGLAGAIGMGIADIMDPIYITGAPKTFFLKLCIGLIVGLVAHRIAKINESDDKAYVFKWSTIAAVAGLGFNVIADPLVGYFYKMYILGQPQQMAEVLAKWSTATTFVNAVVSTVLVSVLYNAVRPILLRSGLMLKQEKRTGVLKH from the coding sequence ATGGAACAAAAAAATCAGACGGTTACAAAACTAGCACAGACAGCGATTCTTGCAGCATTGTGTTATGTGTCATTCACATATCTACAGATAAAAATTCCAATGCCGGGCGGTGACGCCACATCGCTCCATATTGGAAATGCATTCTGCGTACTGGGAGCGCTTCTTCTGGGAGGCTGGTACGGTGGGCTTGCAGGAGCGATCGGAATGGGAATTGCAGATATCATGGATCCGATTTACATTACAGGAGCCCCGAAAACATTTTTCCTTAAACTGTGTATTGGTCTGATCGTGGGATTAGTTGCTCACAGAATAGCAAAGATCAATGAAAGTGACGATAAGGCGTATGTCTTTAAATGGAGTACAATTGCAGCGGTTGCCGGACTTGGATTTAATGTCATTGCAGATCCGCTGGTAGGATATTTTTATAAGATGTACATTTTGGGACAGCCGCAGCAGATGGCAGAAGTGCTTGCAAAATGGAGCACAGCCACAACATTTGTCAATGCGGTAGTATCTACTGTCCTCGTATCTGTCCTCTACAATGCAGTGCGTCCTATTCTTCTTAGGAGCGGTCTTATGCTGAAGCAGGAAAAGAGAACAGGAGTGCTGAAGCATTAG
- a CDS encoding Fur family transcriptional regulator: MANLKYSRQREAIKEFLASTKEHPTADTVYMHVREEFPRISLGTVYRNLNLLADMGEISKITTPDGGDRFDGTIEPHYHVICTSCGKVIDLYMEPLDSIDKLAEKCFDGSIESHTAMFFGTCGDCLKKKTK; encoded by the coding sequence ATGGCAAATTTGAAATACAGCCGTCAGCGTGAGGCGATCAAAGAATTTCTCGCCAGCACAAAAGAACATCCCACTGCCGATACTGTCTATATGCATGTGCGCGAAGAATTTCCCCGCATCAGTCTTGGTACGGTATACAGAAATCTCAATCTTCTTGCCGATATGGGCGAGATCAGCAAGATCACGACTCCTGACGGGGGCGACCGGTTTGATGGTACGATAGAACCTCACTATCATGTTATCTGTACGTCTTGCGGCAAAGTAATTGATTTATATATGGAACCTCTGGATTCCATTGACAAACTTGCTGAAAAGTGTTTTGATGGTTCTATAGAGTCTCATACTGCAATGTTTTTCGGAACATGCGGCGATTGTTTGAAAAAGAAAACAAAATAA
- the trhA gene encoding PAQR family membrane homeostasis protein TrhA: MIKSHVKDPGSAITHFIGMLMAIFAAVPLLIKAAHEPGRIYIISIAVYAVSLILLYAASTTYHTFNRSEKINTVLKKIDHMMIFILIAGSYTPICLLVLKGKTGIILLSIVWGIAILGIVLKAFWVFCPKWVSSVLYIGMGWTCVLAFTQILNSMSPAAFGWLLAGGIIYTIGGVIYALKLPLFNNRHKNFGSHEIFHVFVMLGSACHFVVMYAFVL, translated from the coding sequence ATGATCAAGTCACACGTAAAAGATCCTGGAAGCGCAATTACACACTTCATTGGAATGCTGATGGCAATTTTTGCTGCTGTTCCCCTGCTGATCAAGGCCGCACATGAGCCGGGACGCATTTATATTATATCCATAGCAGTATATGCAGTAAGCCTTATTTTGCTATATGCAGCAAGCACCACATATCATACCTTTAATCGTTCCGAAAAGATAAATACTGTTTTGAAAAAAATTGACCATATGATGATTTTTATTCTTATCGCCGGAAGCTATACTCCTATCTGTCTTCTTGTACTGAAAGGAAAAACCGGTATTATTCTTCTGTCCATTGTATGGGGAATTGCTATTCTTGGAATTGTTTTAAAGGCATTTTGGGTATTTTGCCCCAAATGGGTATCTTCCGTTTTGTACATCGGAATGGGTTGGACGTGTGTGCTGGCATTTACACAAATTCTCAATTCCATGTCACCTGCTGCATTCGGTTGGCTGCTGGCCGGAGGAATCATCTATACTATTGGCGGAGTAATATATGCACTGAAGCTTCCTCTTTTTAACAACCGTCATAAAAATTTCGGAAGTCATGAAATTTTTCACGTTTTCGTCATGTTAGGAAGTGCATGTCACTTCGTTGTCATGTATGCATTCGTCCTGTAA
- a CDS encoding SpoIID/LytB domain-containing protein — protein sequence MRQKLKKMGCYIIIIVLLPYVVTVFLNGPSIETAAPADEMEVMVKQGEKEIQLPLDEYGIGRMAKEIPASYEEEAIKVQAILVRTAVYKQLKEEGSEAVLADDFWTEKEMKEEWGSRKFSEYYRKMENAWQETEGQVVMYGEELANTPFTRLTNGSTRDGKEVLGSEDYPYLKIKECPLDIESKDQIRTVTTEDMDAEIKETDTAGYVTSVRVGEETMSGEEFREKYKLDSSCFILQKYDGKMRITTRGIGHGLGLSQYTANEMAKEEKTTEEILQYFFEGTEIREVAEIIRNSGNTE from the coding sequence ATGCGGCAGAAGTTGAAAAAAATGGGATGCTATATCATTATTATTGTTTTGCTCCCTTATGTAGTGACCGTTTTCCTAAACGGGCCATCAATAGAAACAGCGGCTCCGGCAGACGAAATGGAGGTTATGGTAAAGCAGGGGGAAAAAGAAATACAGCTTCCTCTGGATGAATACGGAATTGGCAGGATGGCAAAGGAGATTCCGGCATCCTACGAAGAGGAGGCCATCAAAGTCCAGGCAATACTTGTCCGGACTGCCGTATACAAGCAATTGAAGGAAGAAGGCAGCGAGGCAGTTCTTGCAGACGATTTCTGGACAGAAAAAGAAATGAAAGAAGAGTGGGGGAGCAGGAAATTTTCCGAATATTACCGAAAAATGGAAAATGCCTGGCAGGAGACAGAGGGACAAGTTGTAATGTACGGCGAAGAACTGGCAAACACACCTTTTACCAGGCTGACAAACGGCAGTACAAGGGATGGAAAAGAAGTGCTGGGCAGCGAGGATTATCCTTATTTGAAAATCAAAGAATGTCCCCTCGATATTGAATCAAAAGACCAGATCAGGACAGTCACAACAGAGGACATGGACGCAGAAATAAAAGAAACGGATACGGCGGGCTATGTCACCAGTGTCCGAGTGGGAGAGGAGACTATGAGCGGCGAGGAATTTCGGGAAAAATATAAATTAGATTCCAGCTGCTTTATTCTCCAGAAGTATGATGGGAAAATGCGCATTACAACCCGGGGAATCGGTCATGGTCTGGGACTTAGCCAATATACGGCAAATGAGATGGCGAAAGAGGAAAAAACAACGGAAGAAATCCTGCAGTATTTTTTTGAAGGAACAGAAATAAGGGAGGTTGCGGAAATTATTAGAAATTCTGGTAATACAGAATAA
- a CDS encoding response regulator transcription factor translates to MKRILLIEDDKDLNKGLVYDLEMHDYRVYPAFSLSEGMLYLEENKVDLILLDGNLPDGDGFDFCRQVKKEKETAVIFLTARDMEQDELQGFDCGADDYITKPFHMPILRRRIEAALRKTGRQEQKRENSVYRDDALLIDFENLQARLNGRELLLTPTEFRILRLMTVNRTVTKQLLLEKIWDTSGSFVDEHTVAVNINRLRKKLEGSGHEYIKTVYGMGYQWRGMEI, encoded by the coding sequence ATGAAACGCATATTGTTGATCGAGGATGACAAAGATTTGAACAAAGGGCTGGTATATGACCTGGAAATGCATGATTACAGGGTATATCCAGCTTTTTCTTTATCGGAAGGAATGTTATATCTGGAAGAAAATAAAGTAGATCTGATTTTGCTGGATGGAAATCTTCCGGATGGAGATGGATTTGATTTTTGCCGGCAGGTGAAGAAAGAAAAGGAGACAGCGGTTATTTTTCTTACGGCAAGGGATATGGAGCAGGATGAACTGCAAGGATTTGACTGCGGAGCGGACGACTATATCACAAAGCCCTTTCATATGCCGATCCTTCGCCGGAGAATAGAGGCGGCGCTTCGCAAAACCGGCCGACAGGAGCAAAAAAGAGAGAACTCTGTATACCGGGATGATGCGCTTCTTATCGACTTTGAAAATCTGCAGGCCAGACTGAACGGCAGGGAACTCCTGCTGACACCGACGGAATTTCGGATCTTAAGACTGATGACTGTAAATAGGACAGTGACAAAGCAGCTTTTACTGGAAAAAATCTGGGATACATCAGGCAGTTTTGTAGATGAACATACTGTTGCAGTCAATATCAACCGTCTTCGGAAAAAGCTGGAAGGGAGCGGGCACGAATATATTAAGACGGTGTACGGCATGGGATACCAGTGGAGGGGGATGGAAATATGA
- a CDS encoding C40 family peptidase encodes MNSNLKRGLFLVTLAGVISISGETAKAADSDKDTEAALPNVGIEAVLNDCYASDEKINVESYLVPTEKGEYSDMAFTNVGTDTFLFVRSEPTTQSEWVGKLYTDYAAQIIGPVGEWTKIRSGSVTGYVYTDYIIIGNKSQQKAQELIQNSEGQTEEEPFRYAESRQEEEERLAREAAEAAAAAQERAEAERQAREAAAAKAAQAASSTGQAIVDYACQFIGNPYVWGGTSLTNGADCSGFVQSVYAHFGISLPRTTWDQENVGTGISYDQALPGDLILYEGHVGIYMGDGQIVNAINPSKGIGVIPATCMSIKTVRRVL; translated from the coding sequence ATGAATTCTAATCTTAAAAGAGGATTGTTCTTAGTTACTTTGGCAGGAGTAATTTCAATTTCCGGGGAGACAGCAAAAGCAGCTGATTCGGATAAAGATACAGAAGCAGCGCTTCCGAATGTGGGAATTGAAGCGGTATTAAATGACTGTTACGCGTCAGATGAAAAGATTAATGTGGAGAGTTATTTAGTGCCGACAGAAAAAGGAGAGTATTCAGATATGGCGTTCACAAACGTGGGGACAGATACTTTTCTGTTTGTGCGAAGTGAACCAACGACACAGAGTGAATGGGTAGGAAAGTTGTATACGGATTATGCAGCCCAGATTATCGGACCAGTAGGAGAATGGACAAAAATTCGGTCGGGTTCCGTAACAGGGTATGTATATACAGACTATATTATAATAGGAAATAAGTCACAGCAAAAAGCCCAGGAACTCATACAAAATTCTGAAGGCCAGACAGAAGAGGAGCCCTTCCGCTACGCCGAATCCAGGCAGGAGGAAGAGGAACGGCTGGCAAGAGAAGCAGCAGAAGCCGCCGCAGCTGCACAGGAAAGGGCAGAGGCAGAAAGACAAGCCCGGGAAGCGGCAGCTGCCAAGGCGGCTCAGGCTGCATCAAGTACCGGACAGGCAATTGTAGATTATGCCTGTCAGTTTATCGGAAATCCGTATGTATGGGGAGGGACAAGCCTTACAAATGGAGCAGACTGTTCCGGTTTTGTCCAATCTGTATATGCACATTTTGGGATCAGCCTTCCGCGGACTACCTGGGATCAGGAAAATGTGGGTACAGGCATCAGCTATGACCAGGCATTGCCGGGGGATTTGATCCTGTACGAAGGACATGTGGGAATTTATATGGGAGATGGACAGATAGTAAATGCCATCAATCCTTCAAAAGGAATCGGAGTCATTCCTGCAACCTGCATGAGCATAAAGACCGTTCGACGGGTATTGTAA
- a CDS encoding sensor histidine kinase — MRPGMELIVAGTLLGAALIMLLLAVLAMLLTRKNLTEYSRKLSYTLDRMISGDKEIAFEEEKETLIGRIQVKMRQVYEIMQAQADQRWEEKKQMEEIVSDISHQVKTPIANLRMYHELAAQEPEKAGEFMEAEERQIDKLEFLMKTMIKMSRLETGLIEVKPLKNKVYDLIFQAVCTIALKAEKKEIDIEVECSENLEALFDRKWTVEALANILDNAVKYSGKGSRIRIRADRTDYFVRIRVEDEGRGIREDNLPNIFKRFYREKESNDVEGVGIGLYLTRQIIMQEKGFVEALSRQGIGSVFSLHLPADVPETFEG; from the coding sequence ATGAGGCCGGGTATGGAATTGATTGTGGCGGGAACCCTGCTGGGAGCTGCTTTGATCATGCTTTTGCTCGCCGTGCTGGCGATGCTTTTGACAAGAAAAAATCTGACGGAATACAGTCGGAAGCTTTCCTATACACTGGATCGCATGATAAGCGGAGATAAGGAGATTGCCTTTGAGGAAGAAAAGGAGACACTGATCGGAAGAATACAGGTCAAAATGAGACAGGTCTACGAGATTATGCAGGCACAGGCAGATCAGAGATGGGAAGAAAAGAAACAGATGGAAGAGATTGTCAGTGATATTTCCCATCAGGTTAAGACGCCTATTGCCAATCTGCGCATGTATCATGAGCTGGCGGCCCAGGAGCCTGAGAAAGCCGGGGAATTTATGGAGGCAGAGGAAAGGCAAATTGATAAGCTGGAATTTCTCATGAAGACTATGATAAAAATGTCCAGGCTGGAGACAGGACTGATAGAAGTAAAACCGCTGAAAAATAAGGTTTACGACCTGATTTTTCAGGCAGTGTGTACCATCGCTTTGAAAGCGGAGAAAAAAGAGATAGATATAGAGGTGGAATGCAGTGAGAACCTGGAGGCGCTGTTTGACAGAAAATGGACAGTGGAAGCGCTGGCCAATATTCTTGATAATGCGGTAAAATACAGCGGAAAGGGCAGCAGGATCCGGATCAGAGCCGACAGGACGGACTATTTTGTGAGGATCCGTGTGGAGGATGAGGGAAGAGGGATTCGGGAAGATAATCTTCCCAATATTTTTAAAAGGTTTTACCGGGAAAAGGAAAGCAATGATGTAGAGGGTGTGGGAATCGGACTTTATCTGACTCGTCAGATTATTATGCAGGAAAAAGGATTTGTAGAGGCGTTGTCCCGACAGGGGATCGGATCTGTCTTTTCTCTGCATTTGCCTGCTGATGTACCGGAGACTTTTGAGGGATAA
- a CDS encoding M23 family metallopeptidase: protein MNKRQKPSKKRKGAGIGIAVCFVAAIIMVGTYTLRDYQEAKRQELALSEDETKEKDMREEEPEDGTKEEAGSNLVINTEEDPTVASSSAAEESEEQEDAQISENTDGTAGENGSSSAGISAQTAGNNSSVNFTESSKLLWPVDGNVLMNYSMDETVYFSTLDQYKYNPALIISGAEGDQVISSTAGVVKSIDENAETGTTVNVDIGNGYELFYGQLKDVTVNTGDYVEGKTVLGYVSQPTKYYSVEGCNVYFEMRKDGQPIDPVTFME, encoded by the coding sequence ATGAATAAAAGACAAAAACCTTCAAAAAAGAGGAAGGGTGCCGGTATTGGAATCGCTGTCTGCTTTGTAGCCGCAATTATCATGGTTGGAACATATACGCTTCGGGATTATCAGGAAGCAAAGCGGCAGGAGCTGGCATTGTCAGAGGATGAGACAAAGGAAAAAGATATGCGGGAGGAAGAGCCGGAGGATGGAACAAAAGAAGAGGCAGGCAGTAATCTTGTGATCAATACAGAAGAAGATCCTACTGTTGCCAGCAGCAGCGCTGCAGAAGAGTCAGAGGAACAGGAAGACGCCCAAATTTCAGAAAATACAGATGGGACAGCCGGAGAAAACGGTTCATCTTCTGCAGGGATATCTGCGCAGACAGCCGGAAACAACTCATCTGTAAATTTTACAGAAAGCAGTAAGCTTTTGTGGCCGGTAGACGGAAATGTACTGATGAATTACAGTATGGACGAGACCGTATACTTTTCTACACTGGATCAGTACAAATACAATCCGGCACTGATCATTTCCGGTGCTGAAGGAGACCAGGTCATCAGCAGTACGGCGGGAGTAGTAAAATCCATTGATGAAAATGCCGAGACGGGGACAACAGTAAACGTTGATATCGGGAACGGATATGAGCTGTTTTACGGCCAGCTGAAAGATGTGACTGTTAATACCGGAGATTATGTGGAGGGCAAGACGGTACTGGGATATGTGAGCCAGCCTACAAAATATTACAGTGTTGAGGGTTGCAATGTATACTTTGAAATGAGAAAAGACGGACAGCCAATCGATCCGGTAACGTTTATGGAGTAA
- a CDS encoding ABC transporter ATP-binding protein, producing the protein MNYILEAQNLKKYYGKEPNITKALDGVSLAVGQGEFVSIIGTSGSGKSTLLNMLGGLDVPDFGEIIIRGKKIAKMNDEQLSIFRRRNIGFVFQNYNLVPILNVYQNIVLPIELDGNQVDKEYVEKIIRMLHLEEKLENLPNNLSGGQQQRVAIARALASKPAIILADEPTGNLDSRTSLEVMELLRMTSTEFDQTLVMITHNPEIAQVADRMIRIEDGRIVKGAPSVRENLG; encoded by the coding sequence ATGAACTATATTTTGGAAGCACAGAACCTGAAAAAATATTATGGAAAAGAGCCCAACATTACAAAAGCATTGGACGGTGTCAGCCTTGCAGTGGGGCAGGGAGAGTTTGTCTCCATCATTGGAACCAGCGGAAGTGGAAAATCTACGCTTCTGAATATGCTGGGAGGTCTGGATGTGCCGGACTTTGGCGAAATTATTATTCGGGGAAAAAAGATTGCCAAGATGAACGATGAGCAGCTTTCTATCTTCCGGAGGAGAAATATCGGATTTGTATTTCAGAATTACAATCTGGTTCCGATTCTGAATGTGTATCAGAATATCGTCCTTCCTATTGAGCTGGACGGGAATCAGGTGGATAAGGAGTATGTGGAAAAAATTATCCGTATGCTGCACCTGGAAGAAAAGCTGGAAAATCTGCCGAATAATCTGTCCGGCGGACAGCAGCAGAGGGTGGCGATCGCAAGAGCCCTTGCCAGCAAGCCGGCGATCATCCTGGCGGATGAGCCTACAGGAAATCTGGACTCCAGGACATCCCTGGAGGTGATGGAACTTCTGCGGATGACAAGTACGGAATTTGACCAGACGTTGGTAATGATCACACACAATCCTGAAATTGCTCAGGTGGCTGACAGGATGATCCGCATCGAAGATGGAAGGATCGTTAAAGGAGCGCCGTCTGTCAGGGAGAATCTGGGATAG